A window of Cyclopterus lumpus isolate fCycLum1 chromosome 10, fCycLum1.pri, whole genome shotgun sequence genomic DNA:
GGCCCCAAGTTTAGTGTGTGTTAATGAGTTTATACACAGACATTCATTTGGCACATACTCAATGTGCACACTACTGAAATATTGAAGGTCTCGTTACTAGATTTTGACTAGCGTTAagctgataaaaaataaaatgagtcaGGCTAATATAGCTTATTACAGCTGTATCAGTATGTTGTACTGTATATGTCAGCAGATCAGGGGCTATCAAATTGCAGGAAATACATCTATAGAAATGCTGCTGTTTATTTAGGAACAGTGTCTTCCTGAAAAAATCAAATAGGTTTTTCGACTGCAATATGTCCCACTCAGTACAAATACTTTAATACCAACATTGAAGAGGTTCTCATCAAAACATGTCTTCATATATGTTCATGTAACATGTAGACTTTAAAAAAGTCATAATCAATAacattaatattgatatttagCGTTAAAAAGCCAATATCTGGCTCTAATTTTGACAAAGGGACCCACTTTAAGACAACATCAGGTAGGATCCACCTTAACTCATGTTGTGCTTTCACATATTGTCAATCACTTTTTTAGTTATTTACATTGCCACAAACCAGTTGACACACAGTGATCTAGTGTGGCCCCTCGGGTTGCAGGTAATCCAGCCTTGCGGCCGCCCGCCAGGTTGCAGAAAACGTTCACTCCCAAAACAGTGGTTACTCAACTGCAATACTAAAATGGTTCTTGCATCTATTTTGACATGCTGCAAGAACAGGTAGGCTATGATTATAGCTTACAACTGAAGTAAGACACCAAACTAGTTCTGGAAGTATAGTTTATTACCACATAAGCAGTACATATATTTGACTTCATTATTtctctaaatatatttaaatatagtttgtttctttgtgagTTTTGAAAAAGACACTCACCAGTGCGTGCAACTTTGTTCTGAACAAGGAACAGTCATTAGATGTGATTTTGTACAAAATCTTAACGATAGTACATGTgtaacaaacatgcacatacgTTTAAGAAAACACAATATATCTCTGGAGAACTGAACCACACTCTCATATATACTCAGGACAAAAATAAACACCTCTTTCAAAGGATTGTCACTGGCAGTATTTACCCTTGGACCTCTTGTTGTTCAGGTCAATCAAGTCATTTGGCAGTTGAACACATGAAATATAGACATATACATAactacagtaccacacagtCAGCTGAGCCTCTCGAGGTCTTGGAAAACAATGCTGTGGAATAAGCCAGTCTGCCCACTGCTCTCCTGAGTAACAAGAACCCGTCCATCAGGTCGAGGTCTGTGGACGAGGACGAGGTCTCCTTGAAGCAGACTGAGCTCTGAGTCCGTCTGGGCTAAATGCGTTGTGGACACTCTGTGTctgggaaaaaaagcaaaagttaTAAGAGGTTATTGTCCAGTACTTCAAATCGATGAAAAACGTTCAAGTCTACCTTGTTTGTCTGTTAATCAATATGCATGTCATTTTCAAGGACAAAGACAGATTCAACGTACCTGCTGGGGCTGAACTGACCGGGCACGGCTGATAACAACGGCTGTGACCATATTGTTTTTTGCGGGTTATAATTTAGATCCGAGATGGCATTTTCTATGCCTTTCCTAAGAATAGGAGCTTTTCCTTCTTTAAGAATGATCCCCGGTCCGTCTCTTCCCAGCGTGAGTGATGGGGCCCATACTTCTAACGGTGGAGGGCCAGGGACGCAGTTGGAGGGAACGTGATTTCCTGACGACCAAGAGGAAGTCCGAGGTCTCGGAGGAGGGGAGTCTTCATCTGTGAAGAACCGCACTGACTTTGCCAGCTAGAGGAGTAACATATTTACTGTAAGGCACATGCAGAACAGTGATCATCTATTTCCAATGTGTCAATAGTATAAGACCAATGCAAACAGAGTACTTATTGTCAGACAAATGTATGCTCATGCTTCTCGCAAGAAATCATCAGAATGACATTACCTTGTCTGCAGTATTCTTGTGTGAATTGGGTCTGACTAGAATAGAGTGAGGCCCATTGGGAGGCTGTCTGTCATGTGACGCAGTGAAGTTCCTGTCCTTAAagactgcagcagcagagggcGCTGTTGTCTCAGTCATCCAGCCCCGAGGTCTGCCAGAGTGAGACAGGAGGATGctgcttttcttcctctgcaggGCAGGCGAGTAGCCAGATGCCTGAACTTGTGAAAAGTGCTGTGACTTGGATGGAATGTTCAGATTGGACGTATGGGAGAAATAGTTTGACCCtgaaaaaatattgaatatgcCTTCAGTGACAATCTGGCTAAATCTTTCATTTAAATCAAGCAATTGGAAGGTAGCTGTGGTTGTTTATCACTCACCTCTCTGAGGGTTAAAGATGCGCCTCACCGTGTCCCAACCTTCTGAACCCCCACCGAGAGACGGTTTTCCAGCGCCAGTGGATGACGTTGCGCGCTGCGCTCCATTTTGCACAGATGGGACCTGTCCTGTTGAGTATATCGCTCCATCAATGTTTACCCTATCAATAGCAAGGACCACAGCAGGATTCTTGGCAGCAGTGGGCTTCTTTCCGGCTACTGTGTTGTACTGTGAGGACGCGTTAGCTGCTTTGGTCTCCAGGAGTCTGGCCGAGGTTCTGCAGTGAGGCAATGAGACACTTAGTACATACTGAAGTACCCACTGAACATCAATTGATAAACTGTAGTTAAAGTTTCTTTGCACCAGGCTCATTCAAATGTGTGCATGATGACATATCATCCTGCCCACACTAAATCACTGTCTGAATCCACATGTCGTTCAGCTCCCACTTTCAGCAGTCAGGGATCACAGCCTCTCACCTGAGCACAGGCGTGATGTAGTTGCTGGGCAGAATGCCCACTTTGCCCGTTTTGAGCGATAACCCACGCAGCCAGCCTTCTTTGAACTTTCCGTAAACTCCCACCATCTCTCCTTTCCTCAGCTCCAGCTCCTCAGGCCGTCGTGGTTTGTAGGAGTACAAGACGGCACACCTGAGGAGTCACACAGGGGGTTTGTCTCTGTGACTACCACACTTTCTACAAGATGTTTATATTATGAAACATTTTTAAGGGTAATTGAGTGTTTCATATGTATCTTTCTATTCATATCTTTCAATCTGACATTTTCATatcataatataatgtttaaaacagtgactcacacactgatggagaGTTGCTGTGTGGAGGAGTTTTTGCTGTCTGCAGAGGTCGAGGACATTTGGGGGTTCACCAGTGCCATAGAGATGGCGGGTGGAGTGTCACTGGTCATCTTCTTCTCGCTCTGTTAAGGGATAGATTCAGATGAATTATCAAATGGATTTCAAATGGTTTTGCATGGGACATTATTCAAGAGTGTCTTTTATATCTGTTTGCAAACTCGATTGTCCCAAATTGCCCCTGAAGGGACAAATAGAgtattttgaattaaatgtaataattcgCTACAGCTGTGCTTTAGATGTCATCGTGCCaacatgctcacagtgacaatgccaacatgttgatgtttaataggtataatgtttaccagGATTACATCAATGTGTGGGACATTACCAAAATGTTTGAAAAGCCCAAATTATCAAACTGCTGTGGGCGCTAGAGGAAAGGTCAGGGAATCAGCAAAGCCACTCGCATTCAGCGTCTCATagttattgagatatttcagaATGGACCAGTGGTGGACTGACCAGAGAAGTCTGTGCTACAAAGACAGTAACTATCCACATGATTTATCCAACTCAGTCTGCTAATTGAAGATCAACGTTGGGATATATTTCAGCACTTCCATTGGAGGTATATTAGGAAAAGGATATCCTTATAGCAGGAGGAATGTAAAATTAAACTGCTTCAAAAGGAATATGTGTATTGTTTTAAttcagacaaagacacaaacccATATTTAACTATATTGGTGTTTTAAGGATGGCAGTGGAGAAACTGACTAACTCCCATAGGTGTTCAATTTAGTTGACATGGGGACAGTCAAGGACACAAGTATGATGTTCCATCATTTTCTTGCTCATCATATACTCAGTGACTGCttgtgttctgtttagtttaAGCTCCAACTCCATTAATACAGAAAAGATGATTtatacatttgaattaaaatgcagtacagtaaatatatatattatggccTTGCAGACCTcttttgcattttattgttATAGATCTGAGCTTCTCTTTTTAAAGCTGAGAAACTCTTGACAGGCTTGAAGTCAGCAGGATGTGAGTCAGACCTGACACAGTCAGCAGCGAGGGACACTGAGGTGTGTCTCACAAAGGTTAACAACACAGTCTGAAACTTAATCCCTAATGACTTAATTGCCAAACTGAAAGGGGCATTTAGTGACATCTtcattatatgttttattttgtcaaaagaaaaaaaaaaacacacacacacaatgttttctttttgttaccaTTACAAAAAGACGTAGATAACTTTCCGAGCTCTATTATATACCCAGTGACGTCTACAGAGGGTTATTCTATTCACAGCACTACCACTCAACTACTGCTTAACGCATTAATGCTGCCCTGTGGGCCTGGGGTTCATGTGCCTGGATCCTGCAGCTCTGCCACCATTGAGCTGCATTCACACTCTacctcaaagaaacacaaaataagtCCTAATCAAGAGGCAGCCACTGCGTTAAGCTCAGCCTCACTTATCAAAGCCAGTGCTGTGAGGCAGAAGTAAAGCCAGATAAACTTATGATAGAATGGCCTCAAGACATACCAGCCTTCCATACAGCGGAGCGTATGAATGAGCATTACGGTCGTCTAAAGTTGTTTTGTCTATGAGTCTTTTGTGACATTTACACTAAAAGTAACCTGAAGGAAAGATAACTTCCTGTTTTTGCTCAACCAGCATGAAAGCAGAAGCCATCTTTATGTGCAACTAATCACTATGTGTTAACAGCAAAGCACTGCCATAGTCTTAAtcgaaaaaaaatattttgttcatgCATTTAATCATTTACTTATTGTAattactttgtgtcttttctctATTCTCGTTTTGAATTGTTTCAGATACTGCTTCAGTTAAGCTGCGGTCACGTAATCGCCAGTTGCACTGACAGCAACTATATTTACATGGAGAGAGTCATTCTGCATTTGGTAATGCAGTCAATAAAGTCTTATTTGGTGTAAATGGTTAGCATATACCTACAGCCAGAATCACTGCTGccgtaaataaatgaataaaacagaaTATTAATATCCACCTTTTGGTGTCCTCGTGCCAGTCACAACAGTCAATTAGCAACCACAACCAATCAAAGAGAGACAGGATTAATGAGGGGATTTCAGttattttacacattcacacaaaaaagaataattaCTCTAGTATCAGAAATCTGTAGCCACTATTATATTTTTGTAACTCGTCTTATCGGAACGAAACAGACAGTAATATTTCCGGTTGAAATCGGTGAAAGAAAAAtcccaaacaaaaaacacatatgATAAAGATTTTTAAGCTCAATGCTGAAACTCAGACAAGGTtttcaaaagtaaataaaatgtggTTTTGGACACATGTAATAGGCAATATTGTTTATGTGAAATGAACTCAAAGTGAAAATGTAGAATTAATTATGGACGTTATGGCCCCGCACAATCTCATATGTTTTAAGTGTGAATTAGGGAATGTCACCAAACCCGTAACATTAGGCTTGTTCGAGATGAGCCGGGCCTCCAGAGATCAACACACAATGTGTCCCTGGACATAGGAGGAAAAGCCTGCTCCAAGATTGGTTGGACCAGGCTCACAAACCATGTTGTGTAAACAGTTTAAATATTTGGATTTTATTTACATTCTAGTCACATGTTTTACTCTAAAAGAATTTTCTTTTGATTGGTGAGCCAAGAGAAGCAGAAGCTGAGATATGAAGGAGTTTGAGGTGGAAAGACTCACAGTATGAATATTTTATATAGGCCTAAAATAAGTTATTAAAGATTGAGGTTTCATGTCAGTATCACAGATATACTGAATcttttataaaataatatttttgaatATAAGCTTTCTATTTGGGGTCAGGATCTGATTGTGAgacaactattcatttaaaatatactcTAGAATATACTCACTCTACACTGGAAATTGTCTGATTTGCAATAGCTGCAACTAAGGAGTATCttcaaatatttattaatttggcAATTATTCTTTTGTCTGTCAGAGAAATTGTGAAAAATGCCAGACAATCTACCAAAGCCCAAGGCATCTTCAAGCTGCATGTTTTGTCTAAGTCTAAGACGTACTTTATGAGAGGAATGAAAGCTGCAAATCCTCAAATTGGAGAAGCAGGATCAAGAGAAtgtttgcttgaaaaaaaacattcattcatgcttttatttcatTCTATCTCAAATATTATAACTCGCTCATGCTGCTGCAGAACCTTTGACCAGATCCTCTCAAATGTCTCATGTGACATCGATCTACATttctctgcactggctcctAATCAGATTCAGAAGTTTTGTGATCATTGTGATTATTAGAGCTCTGCATGGTCAGGCACCTGACCGTATTGGCCAGTCGGTCTTCAAGGTCCTCTGATCAGGGTGTGGTGGTTGTTATTTGCTCCAGGCTCATAACTAATGAAGACAGAGCTTGGTGAACACCTAACAGGCTTCAAGGGGAACTAATTACAAATAAGCGTTTGTTTCAATAATATCAGGCTTTGGGTGCACCAGTGAAGTATTATGTTTATAACTTAACTTCGTTATGTTGCATTTGAAGATGTTTTAGCTTTTGTCTCATTTCCATCTGAAAGCTTGCTCTTACATAATCGTGCCAATATTCACACTAATACGCATCTTTTCATCCACAGTCTGTGGGAAGAAACATCTCTCTGTGAAACCGTGGAGCCAGAGGTGAGAGCTGACGGGATGCCGCTCTAAGAATAGCTCACACGCTGGCTTGGTCAGTGGGGAGCTCAGCCTCGGCTTCAGGGACAGAGCCCTCGGCTCCTTTAAAAAGGGTGCGTGGCTTGTCTGCCATTACTGGCCCACTGATGTGAGagtgagtgttacctgcttagtGAAGAGGAAGGAGTTTGAAGGCAGGGGATAGAGGAGTCTGTTATGTAACCAAGTTCACCAGtgactcatcatcatcagcatgaGAGAGATAAGCAGACACACTGAGGGACTCTCCAAGCCTCCCACTGCCTACATCTATCTCtcatttcccctcctcctcctcctcctcctcctccctacttcttgtgttttgcctttttgcagcacacacattttgttttctatttctcttCCCAGCTCTATGGCATCTTAAGTTCAGTATTTCCTCTCACCCTTGCCTCTCCTATTTCCTACTTGTTTTAATCTTGTTCTCCAGTCTcttccccctcccttcctctcctgttttttttgccaACCTGCAGGAGCATTTTTGTGCTCCGACATGCATCATTTTAGGATAGAGCTGTGAAATTATCAACTGTATCAAAGGAAATCCTTAGAAAGGGAAATTGACAGACATGCAGAGGCTTTTATGTTGGCACTGTACTCAGACATTCGCAGGCTATGACTTAATGCAGTGGCCATAGTATCTTATAACATACATTAATGGCAATGCACACACAGAATggtttatttgaaatatatccATCAAAACTTTTAAGCTAAGGtgatattgtttattgtttaaaaaatactGTTTTGCAGTGTTTCTATCATGTTGCTTCTGCTGGTCATCTCAacattacaaaagaaaaattaaacGCCCACCAAATTATCTCATAGAGATGTTAATCATATATCCATCATACTGCCATGCGATACAGGCTGTATAAAATATGCAGCAGGTACCATCACGCAATTCATCGAAATAGcttgagaaataaaatgttctaaacTTATAATCAGAGGTTTCATTGATGCCAAAGTGGCCCTGAAAGAGCctcaagaaacaagaaaatacTAATAGTCAGTTTCAAGAGCAATAGAGTCGCACACACTCTTCTTGTGAGTATTTCAGACGACATGATAGCAGTCAAGGAAAGCTTTGCTGTTCAatattgttgttcttctttgaAGTTATTAGAAGTACTTTTATggagcttgtttgtgttttagacTCAAACTACTCATCATTCTATGAAACGGTAAAGTCAAAGGAGCTCTCAGACACAATAAGACAACTTCACAACTTCCTATAAGAACTATATATTCCTGAGctgaagaaagacaaagaacacACACCCTGTCCGATACTCATCTATGGAGGGGAAACCCTGGCCTATGTCCCAGAACTCTTGATTAAAGTCTTGGTCcactcacctcctctcctttcatATCCAGCCCGTTTCCACATCTGTGTTGTTTTAATCATGTAGCGGACAACATATGGgcgatttctctctctcattcattcCTGATGCTTAGTGTCATGACTTCCTCTTTACATCCCTGAGGACAACTTCGGTGactcaaataaaaacatctatTATCTCACAGAAAGCTGTGATGCCTTTTGCCAGCCACATGTGTTCTGTTAAAACCAAtcactggaaacaaaacaaagccaaaCACAGTTTAGGTCAAAGAGGAATCTGATGAAACGTTATCACACCATCACCCTAGCATGTATAAAGGCCGATATGTTGGCACACCACTCACCTGTagatgtctgtgtgtagagTCAGAGTGGCGTCTAATTCGCTGAGAGTTCACTCTGGAGTGATGAGAGGGGTCCCGGGTAGCAAGAGACGCGGAGAGTATGTGTGGTCGCCCCCGACGGCTTATGCTGTTGAAGGTGCTGATGTTGGTCGTCTCTCCTTTTAATCCGGTAGCCGGGTTAAATCGGATGCTGCTGGCTGCAGGCTGATTCCGCTGGTTGGAGAGGGGCAAAGCATTGACGATGGGTGTCTTTGCTCGGAATTGAGGAACTCCGTAGTGGGTGGTCCTATTGGATACGTCAGCGGCCTTGTCTTTGCCCCCACTCCCAGTCCGATGGTGAAAGTCTGCTGAGTCACTCCACCTCCGAGTCTTTCCCTCGAGCAGTTTGGCAGCCACTAAGTTTGGctgagagagatgaacacataAAGAGAAACCGCAGTGTAAATCTGGATAAATCCTAACACAAAGAATAGTCTATCCTCAGTCAAGGAAATTCACTCCAACTTGCTCCTACCTGCGACCGGCGCCCGTCAACCTCGGCTCCTGCTGATCAGAGAAACGGCCGTCTAAATACACCCACTTATCTCTACTCCACTCACCCCTACAACTTGTTGGACGGGCGGGCAGGCAGGCAGGAGCATAAGTACCAGCCAATAAGCCAGGGAGGGATGACTGGTGCAGAGAGAGAAGCtgcacagacaggcaggcagacagacaggcatggCAGGGTTAATGCTTTCACTCCCCACAGCGATGTGCTGTTATGCCACCCAAGCAAAGAAAGCTTTACTGTGTCTTCACGCCTGGCTGCACTACAGGAAGAGAGGCTCAGAAAGGAGAtgggagtggagaggaggatggaagaaTAGAGTACAGAGGTAGAAGAAGACGAAAAGCACCACTGAGGCGGGGCTTTAGCAGAagacatctcctcctccttccaggaaaaggctctcccacccacgacctaactattaacttcaacaactcagtgctggttccgactccgactgccaggaacctcggagtgacgcttgacagtcaactctccctgactgccaacattgccgcaataacacgctcctgtaggtacatgctgtacaacatcaggagaatacgaccccttctcactcagaaggcggcacaggttctggtccaggttctggtcatctcacggctggactattgcaactccctcttggcaggtctacctgctaatgccattcgacctctacagctcatccagaatgcagctgctcgactggtcttcaaccgaccgaaatttacccacactactccgctcctccgctcccttcactggttaccggtggccgcccgcatccgcttcaaaacattggtacttgcgtaccgtgctgcgaacagatcaggtccggtctacatccaggacatggtcaaaccgtacaccccacctcgttcacttcgctcggcttctgccaatctgcttgtagctcctacacttcgagctaaatcacgactgtttgctgtgctggctcctcattggtggaacgagcttcccattgacatcaggacagcagaaagtctctacatcttccggcgcaaactaaaaacacatctttttcgactataccttaaataggtagcacttaaatgccgtagtagcacttaaatgtcccttaccgatagcactttagtagcacttaaatggcacttacggatagtactttgtagtttaactttattgaagaaattgtacttgcttgattcttgttgttctgagtttggactcatggttttatgcacttattgtaagtcgctttggataaaagcgtcagctaaatgacatgtaatgtaatgtaaaagacaTGGGTGGACAGGTGACGAGGAAGGCGTATGAGGAAGAGAAGCAAAATATTAGGGAAACTCCGAGCAAAGCAGATGACAAGTGAGGGAAGTAAACAAGAACTGATTAAAGACACCACATAAACCCCACTGAAG
This region includes:
- the sh3rf2 gene encoding E3 ubiquitin-protein ligase SH3RF1, whose translation is MVDYSVSDAAGALLPKRGGPFKMEELALSDLLECPLCYEPLDVSAKVLPCQHTFCVSCLQRHEVAHSQLLCPECGAPVPARTVEELPANVLLVRILEGLQGSPGPSRDRQTAPAVPLVRSGLTVREGQHQLEGQHREKQGHNELALRALMCNQRGDSSGELVLLAPGNGITQKHKVDESWHHGNAGDGSAASVTASALQAISLTPQLQSQPQALCRALHSFNPEESNLEDSKCGLSFLKGDILTVIRRVDEHWIEAKFGEKVGICPLQYIEPNLVAAKLLEGKTRRWSDSADFHHRTGSGGKDKAADVSNRTTHYGVPQFRAKTPIVNALPLSNQRNQPAASSIRFNPATGLKGETTNISTFNSISRRGRPHILSASLATRDPSHHSRVNSQRIRRHSDSTHRHLQSEKKMTSDTPPAISMALVNPQMSSTSADSKNSSTQQLSISVCAVLYSYKPRRPEELELRKGEMVGVYGKFKEGWLRGLSLKTGKVGILPSNYITPVLRTSARLLETKAANASSQYNTVAGKKPTAAKNPAVVLAIDRVNIDGAIYSTGQVPSVQNGAQRATSSTGAGKPSLGGGSEGWDTVRRIFNPQRGSNYFSHTSNLNIPSKSQHFSQVQASGYSPALQRKKSSILLSHSGRPRGWMTETTAPSAAAVFKDRNFTASHDRQPPNGPHSILVRPNSHKNTADKLAKSVRFFTDEDSPPPRPRTSSWSSGNHVPSNCVPGPPPLEVWAPSLTLGRDGPGIILKEGKAPILRKGIENAISDLNYNPQKTIWSQPLLSAVPGQFSPSRHRVSTTHLAQTDSELSLLQGDLVLVHRPRPDGRVLVTQESSGQTGLFHSIVFQDLERLS